From one Gracilibacillus salinarum genomic stretch:
- a CDS encoding dTDP-4-dehydrorhamnose reductase family protein: MKLLVLGGHGMAGHVITHYFMQKSNFQVFYTSRNKADKDSIYLDVTNSTRLEEIIDIIKPDFIINCIGVLIEYAENNPEMAHQINSILPYQIAKLADRYQSKLIHLSTDCVFSGKKGNYTEDDEADGTTIYAQSKKLGEIKQDNHLTIRTSIIGPELKEDGQGLFLWFMKQQGQIKGFEKVLWNGVTTLELAKAIDVMIEKEITGLIHVGAKQKVSKYTLLKMIQDIFDKQDVKIIADDQNKLDRTVKSNRSDFSYEVPCYENMLLDMKEWMEQNHLLYNRQ; this comes from the coding sequence ATGAAACTGTTAGTCCTTGGCGGTCATGGTATGGCAGGCCATGTTATTACACATTACTTTATGCAGAAAAGCAACTTCCAAGTTTTTTATACATCGAGAAATAAGGCAGACAAAGATAGCATCTATTTAGATGTAACGAATTCTACAAGACTAGAAGAAATAATCGATATTATCAAACCTGATTTCATCATTAACTGTATCGGTGTTTTAATTGAATATGCAGAGAATAATCCAGAGATGGCTCATCAAATAAACAGCATCCTTCCCTATCAAATTGCCAAATTAGCGGACAGATATCAAAGTAAACTGATCCATCTGAGTACTGATTGTGTATTTTCTGGAAAGAAAGGCAATTACACAGAGGATGATGAAGCGGATGGCACAACGATTTATGCACAGTCAAAAAAACTAGGGGAAATCAAGCAGGATAATCACTTAACCATACGCACATCAATTATTGGTCCTGAATTAAAAGAGGACGGTCAGGGGTTATTTCTCTGGTTTATGAAACAGCAAGGTCAAATTAAAGGATTTGAGAAGGTCTTATGGAACGGTGTGACAACATTAGAACTAGCAAAAGCGATCGACGTCATGATAGAAAAAGAGATAACTGGATTAATACATGTCGGCGCCAAACAGAAAGTTTCAAAATACACACTGTTAAAAATGATCCAGGATATTTTCGATAAACAGGACGTAAAAATCATTGCCGATGACCAAAACAAGCTGGATCGCACCGTTAAAAGTAACCGTAGCGATTTCAGTTATGAAGTACCCTGCTATGAGAACATGCTTCTAGACATGAAAGAATGGATGGAACAAAACCATTTACTATATAATCGCCAATAA